TCTCAGTTTGCAGTAAAAGTCTCTGTTTTTAGAATCCTGTTCCATTTGTGCACTCAATCTTTCTGGTAAATActataaaagaaaattagtttggcaaataatctggaaaataaattaaagccaGACGGTTCTTTGTCTGGACACATCTTAAACACAATAAAGAGGGCCATCTGCTTATAGTAATATGggttaataataaaacaataatgtgTTACGTTAGTTATTACATCAATATATTTCCTCTGGGTCTAATTCAGCTCTAGCTTTTATTATCAGAATAAATTCCACCCCagtgttaaaagttttttttttttttttttgtacatttattattgtattttctgtttggtGTTAGTTTTGAAGAGTCCCTAGAACTTCTTCTTTATGTCTGttcttgaaatgattttgaacATTTGGCTCCACCTACCGACAGAATGAAAATACACATGTAATTTACGTGAACATGTTTCATCTTTTTCACAATCGGGacaatttaaatgaatctgGATAACTagtatcttaaaaaaataaatgaattaaataaaaataacaaaaagttacaaataattacaataatagtagtaataataattctATTTACATAAAGCAGATATATGTGTTTAAAATTCTTTTTGCAAACAGAAATCTTAAATTGTGATCAGATAAAATGCCCTGAAATTTATGGTTCTAATATGACAACACGCAGAAAATGTTGcagtatgaatagttttgcaaagGCTCTGGACCTGGAGCTGCTGCATTTCCTAGGTAAACAGCGCCCTCTACTGTGTTGGACTGAAAATTATTCTGATACCGACAAACCAAAAGTGCTTACAAatagatttgtttaaaatatatcgTTAAATTTTAACATTGGTTGGTCCAAAGTAACAAATTAGTGGTTACTTAGTCAGTCTCACATTGATTCAGCAGCTTAGATAAATCATCCATATACACGTTAAAAAGCGAAGAAGACAAGATGCTGCCTTGTTGCACACTTTACCCACATAAAAAGATGATACAgaattttccccaaaaaactGGTGAGCATATCAATACACTAagattcttaaaaaatatttaagattttctCTACAAGCaatttattaaacacattttcataatttacatGATCAAACGCTTTTGATGCAtcaataaaacagttaaaaactgTGGCATTATGCCTATTGTATAACTGTAAGATCTCATTGAAACCAAAAATGCACACATCAGTGccaatgttttgatttaattgtgGTAGTTCAACTAAAATCTCAACGGGTCAACATTATGAAATGTAGTTTTAGGTCAGGCTGATTAATCTAAAGAGACAGAGCGGTTGAAGGTGAGTGGTGAGGTCTAACGGAAAAGAGGTAAGGAATGAAAGAAAGGACAAACGGTAGAAGGGTCAGGGttcatttactgaaatgtttttgactCATCCTATtactaaattaaacaaaaaatacaaataaaacaacatattagaAAGAATAATCTTTAGTTTAGATTTAGTGAAGACTTTTTTTCAGGAGAACAAAACTGattgttataaaaacaattagTGGAAATAGGTCAAATCAATAACACACTCAATAATATTCAATAGGTGGAGTGGAGTAAACTGATAATTTTTCAtgcattaaacatttaacaagTGTAAACAAGAAATTAGAACTACTTTCAATAGTTCTAATTTAGAGACAACCAAACATAATGATGGTGAATGCATCGTAATCAGACTgaaaaagcataattttaaaaaaaattatccccacctttaaacaaaaatgattgaCTGATATAACataaatattgtcattttatatcCTCACACCTTCACATATTAAATCCTTTCATTACTTTTTCTCTGATGTCACACATTATTCACACTGCATTTGGTCCCGACGTGAATGGAAAAACTACCATCTATAAGACATGCTTTTCTTTAAGACATATAAAATAAGACACATAAGCAAACCctacagttttagcttcataaatgtttttccatttttaaaacgtTGACTTGGGCCAACGCAAGCATCCAGGGGGGAGCGTATACGTCTTTGTGTGTGAGAACAAGTTTGAACCCCAGTTTTTTGTACAGATCCACAGCAGCCATCTGGGTGGAGGTGGTCCCTAGCACCAACTTAGAGAAGCCTCGCTCCTTACAGAAATCAATCACAGTCTGAGTCAACATGCGGCCCAGTCCCATCCGCCTGGACTTTGGCGAGATGCTCATTCGGAACATTTCCCCGTGCTTCTCATTCCCACTTCCTATACACAACACAGCCACCATCCCGATGACCTGCGTTGCCCCGTCGACCTCAGCCTCTGCCACCCAAAAGCAATCATCCGGTCTGCTCAGGTACGTCCCGTCGATGTCCTGCATGTCTGTCTTAAGTTTCATTGCGACATACCTGGCGAATAGGTCGTAGGAGCAGCAGTAGATGAGTCCCACCCAGGCTGTTGGCAGCAACAGAGCTGTATACAAAGAGCCCAGGAGGTAGCCAACCAAGCCCAGAGACAGAGTAATAGTGAGGTGTAGAGGGCTAGACATGGCATTCTGAAAACATGGGCCGATGTGCTCCCTGATGCCGCTACTGAACAGGCGCCGCACCGTGTCCTTGTCTGAGGGACGGTAGCGGCGGATCACCAGCTCCATGACTacaggaaaaagcaaaaaaaaagaagcatcaaTTGCCAGTTTTTTATTACCTATTTGGTATCTTTTCCAGAACCAAATTATGGAGAAGCGGCATAGAGTCTCTATTCTCCTCAAATGTagaacaaacatccagaaaactacaaagatGCTGAAATACTGAggtcctttaaatcaaggctaaaactccacctgtttagagttgcctttgattccTAGTAATTGGCTCATTGATCGATATATTTGATACTTATTGCTAATGTAACACTTAAAGTTTATAGCTTGTTGATTACTGTATAATGTTTAGTGGAGTAAAGCACTTCGAACTGCCTTGTTCAAAGTCAAGTCATGCTTAACTTAACTTTGTCAATTCGCATAAAAATATGATTCTTATGTAATAACAGATCTAAATTAATGCACCATATTCAAATGGAGTGTACTAAAATACTTTGTCACCTTTACAGAGTAAGATATGGACAGAAATAGAGCTGgaaatcaaattatttcaacTTCTGCAGTAAGAACTATTATATATTTCATTAGTGTTATTTTAGTCAGCAGCATGAAGCGAAGCTGCCAGGCTACTATGGTTGTGCATTATTCTCCAATCCAATGTTTTAATAGGtctgcagtttttattagtcttaatatttagttttgactTTAGATTTTCAATTCTATTTTAGCTTTAGGTACTTTTTACCATTTGtttgataaattattattattattttaaatgctggTTTCAGTTCTAGTTTAAGTCTGTTTTGTAAGATGAGTTACATAATATGGGGCAAGACTGAAATagtagaaaagtaaaaaaaaataaatcccagaaattgacaatagttttttttttttatgtattcatttaaaacagaacagcTATAAATCCCTGCTGCTGGAAGCTGCTGCAATGTACAATGTTTTAAGTGTTTAGCTATCACTTAAGACACTGACTGAACTAGACTGAATGTGAATGGGCGAACAGAAGTGATCGCCTATTTGTGGGTTTGTTACCCTTTAATAATGTCACTTATTTCCTTTCACTAcaagacatttctttttatctaaaTTGCAGTCATATTCAAAGTTATCTCAAATTGAACTTTGGCACTTTCTCCCAACTGTAGCTGGCATGTTAGGTGTGGACTGACTGCAGCAACACCTGACTGAGGTACCTGCTGTCTGCCGACATAATGCGGCAGAGCGAGGAAAGAAACTAAACTTTATATAATGCCAGACACAACCATAAACTAAGCTataaattcagttaattttatGAACACTTGttagttgttctttttttttttttacaaactctcatttttatttttatttcagttaacaaaaacatttcaatgcaATAAAGATGTGAACGTTTCAAATACAGTTTCCTTATGCTAAATGATTTCGAAATGCAATATTTCACTTCCCTAATATGTTGTTTGTAGGATTTGTGGATTTAAGAATAAGAAGttgaagatttctttttaaaccaaGTATATAATCAAGTGCAAAATGGTAGAACTGCACgtaaaaataatgaaagcacGGGGGTACTACCTATTTCAGAAAAGATAACTAGTGTAGCTGGTAGAAATATTTAAGTGATGCTGTATTAAATtcctctgtctttctctgtcAATGCCAAACTGCACAAGCTAGCCTGGGCTATGTAGTAGCTCGTGAGCTAGCGGccacaaaggaaacaaaaagattaatcatgtttttatgattaatcatcattaatcatgtttttatagTCAAATACGCAGTAAACTCGGGTCAGCACAAAGTTTACGAAGcgtaaaaaaatcacaaacagcaTGAATCACAAACAGCTTTTCCCCCCCGTCACCATAATTTCTTAAATCTGAATGCTAACCTAACTTAAACTCCTGACTGGGATTTACACAATTGTTCGGTTATGTTAAACTCACCACAAAAATACTTCTCGGACCCTTACTGTACTCTACGCAAACTTCCTCGGTTTGTTCAGTTTATCGAATAACAACTCTGTAATCCGACCGACGAACCCTTAAGACAACAACCCTGGCAAACACCGTTTGAACTTATATTTAGGTTaagttaaactttaaacttttgcaGTTTAATGAACAGGACGCACACTGCTATCCTGTATTTGACTTTGGTCAGAGTACACAAGCGGCAGAAACGAgaacactgtttgtttttccttttaaatccaaCTCTACTCACCTGAAGTTATAGCTTGTCTATCAGGAGCGCAACTCTGTGATATCGGTattaaactgagttttaaaGCCGTAAAATGTTAAGATATGTCGGTAAAGGAGGAGGTCAATGAATAAATCACAAACTGTTGCAGATAAGCGATCAAAGCGGCCCGGGGTAATAACTTACATTTGGACCGCTTTCTCAACTTATCTGTCAGTCATTTAACCATCCtgttaagtttcttttttcaggCACAGtaataatgttcgtgggtcaatttgacccgagGAGTGTTAagtcatgcaatagtgtcagaaaccaaaaaaatcctccaaaacatttttgtatctgattattaactccaatgcTAACCATATCCATCAATATTTGtacaatgatgtttttttattgctcagaaattaaggatcaatgacgacaatctactcatttactcatttgaacataaaaaatggaatttacatttttttatgtccactgaaaaaaacctagacacaaaaaaacaataatttccttaAAACTGATCTTTggtaaaaaattttatattacactttttttttttttttttcaatgggtgatctttataattgaacttgagacacacatactgttcagggtcaaattgacccactgattaaaatcaagataaatgagtcatgcagagagtattaatgttttcctccacttctgctgagtgtcactcagtgtgggtggagtttgtccacgggAACAGAAAGGATTCCCGTCAAAAAGTctatgaacacctgctttctcgcagtttcctagtgaagtaaagagaatagtgaggaAGTGTGTTGgcgtgcgtgggggtgtgtgtgcatgtatgtgtgtggtgtgttgtgtttgtatgtgtggtgaaatatggttcatagctgcaaggaaacatatagaattggacattttttaatcttattttgcactttaacttgactgccgggtcaaattgacctgaACAGTATccatgtaaaaagtagacccaGGGGGTggtgcaaatgtgtaaaatgaatcaattttcaatttatatgtcgAGTGCatctattaagacaaatagaaaaagtttcatgcaaaaaaaatacttccactattaaaaaaataataattaaactttataacgggtcaatttgacccaaaacataacaggagggttaaaaacTAAGTATTATATGGGTTgcaatgataaaataaattttaataaatgttttattgactgTACCTATCTGACATTTCTTGCTTGTTGAGGCAACTTGCTCCAGTAGAAATGAGGGATTTTTGGGTGGATtagatttataaaattatatatatatatatatatatatatatatatatatatatatatatatatatatatatatatattttctgatgCATTTGACTTTCTGAAGTGACATACATTATTGCcgtctttctttttattcacctaaaacaaattattttgcttgaaggtaaaagaaaatgtgtttaatatccaaatttttatgcaaatttgttttaaaagtcagCGACAGCCAGAGACACAATAAGGCAGAAGGTGGGTGTTTGGATGCCTTTAGTTtttcacaaagcaaaaacaaccaacatgTTTCCCAGACAGCAGCAGACGGCGATGAGGACTTCCAACACGGTATAAATGACTTCTCCAGTGTTCATGGTGCTGACTGTCAGCAATAACTCTCAGGGTAAAAATGAGTGAATTCATGATGTTGTTCAGgcctttttaaagctttgaggAAGCTCTCAGCCTTTAGTTTTAGATATATAATTTGAAACTACAGCGATATATTTGGATTATTACCATATTGTGAAACAGATGAGGAGGTACTTTACCATATCCCTGATAAAGAACAACTTGATTTTTGCCTCCAAAGTGGCTCATgggcacaaataaaaatggaaattattagatatttttttaaattattaatcatttatctACACAGGAACATCTTGAGACTCACAATCTCATTTAGAAGATACCTCTATACATCATACAACAATACCATgaaaacagtaataataaatccACTAAACAATTCTGAAAATCTATATCATATGCACCACCAAAGGAAAGATTCCCACTGATAACAAatttggacacatttttaaatcccTTTATGAAACTTTTGATCTCCCCAAGTGTTTGGAGACCAGATTGGAGAGCTTCTGGCTCTGCTGAAGCAAAACCTGAAAAGGAGAATGATTTTTTTGCCAAGCTTATTATGCACCGATAGAACAATGAACGTGATAAATTCCTGAGAGAGAAGgctcatgtttgttttatgcgTATAATGTAACATGACAAGTATGAAAGAACCAGATAGAGGATGGATTTATAAGTGATGGTGTACCAATGTAAAAGTCTAAGAGTGTGCAGAGAAAACCATTTAACTAAAAAATTTTAGGTGCAATGGTAACTGAAGTGTTTGCTACCTATGATAAATCTAAGCACTCCATTATGAAGGAAGCCCAAAATCTATGGAGCCAGGCtgcataaaaatcacaaacagcaTGAAGAacagttttttccccttcacCATAATGCAAGTACGAGCAAACCTAAGTTATACGCCTGTTTGGAATTTACACATTGTTTGGTTTGTTAAACTCACCACAAAAATACTTCTCGGACCCTTACTGTACTCTACGCAAACTTCCTCGGTTTTTTCAGTTTATCAAATAACAACTCTGTAATCAGACCGACAAACCTTCAGGGTTCATagttaaactttaaacatttatctaAATGAACAGGACACATACTGCCGCTTTTGTACTCTGACCAAAGTCTGTATTTGACTTTGGTATTTGACTAAGCAGCAGAAACGAGAAGGgaaattgtttttccttttaaatccaCCTCTACTCACCTGAAATTATAGCTTGAATATCAGGAGTGTAACTCTGTAATATCGGTAGTAAACTGAGATTTAAAgatctaaaatgttaaaatatcttGGTAAAGGAGGAGGTCAATGAATAAATCACAGACTGCTGGAGACTCACAGAAATGATTCATGGCAGAGTTAAGTTTTATGCATTTACatctgtttgattttattt
Above is a genomic segment from Xiphophorus couchianus chromosome 20, X_couchianus-1.0, whole genome shotgun sequence containing:
- the nat8l2 gene encoding N-acetyltransferase 8-like 2, giving the protein MELVIRRYRPSDKDTVRRLFSSGIREHIGPCFQNAMSSPLHLTITLSLGLVGYLLGSLYTALLLPTAWVGLIYCCSYDLFARYVAMKLKTDMQDIDGTYLSRPDDCFWVAEAEVDGATQVIGMVAVLCIGSGNEKHGEMFRMSISPKSRRMGLGRMLTQTVIDFCKERGFSKLVLGTTSTQMAAVDLYKKLGFKLVLTHKDVYAPPWMLALAQVNVLKMEKHL